The Deinococcus sp. Leaf326 DNA window CTGGGGCTGGCCGTTACAGTGAACGCCATGCCCTGGCTCAAGCACCGGCGCGTCGGTGAGGCCGACGTGTATTCCCTCACCGACGGACAGTTTCGCCTCGACGGCGGCGCGATGTTCGGCAGCGTTCCCAAAGTGTTGTGGGAGCGCGTGGCCCCCGCCGACCTCGACAACCGCATCCGGCTGCGCATCAACCCCCTGCTCATCCGTCTCGGCGGCCAGAACATCCTCGTCGAGACGGGCATGTGGGACCAGGGCGGCGCCAAGTTCGAGGACATGTACGCCCTGGAACGCGACGAGACGGTCTTCCGCGGGCTGCGTGAGATCGGCCTGGACCCCGAGGACATCCACCTCGTGATCAACACGCACCTGCACTTCGACCACTGCGGGCGCAACACCGGCCTGACTGGCGAGCCGACCTTCCCGAACGCGCGCTACGTGGTCCAGAAACGCGAACTGGAAGACGCCCTGCACACCCACGAGCGCAGCCGCGCGAGCTATATCCCCGAGACCTTCATGCCCATTCTGGACGCCGGGCTGTTCGAGGTCATGGAGGGCGAGACCGAACTGATGAGCGGCCTGAGCGTGCTGCCGCTGCCAGGGCACAACCTGGGGCAGCAGGGCGTGGTGCTGCGTTCGGGCGGGCAGACGCTGGTCTACTGCGCCGACCTGGTGCCCACGCTGGCGCACGCGCCGTACCCGTATGTCATGGGCTATGACTTGTACCCGGTGACGACCCTGGAGACCCGCAAGGCGTACCTGCCCGTCTGGCATGAGGAAGGCGCCATCATCTGCACGCCCCACGACCCGGACGTGGCGTTCGCGCGACTTGTGGAGGCCAAGCGGGGGTACGTGTTGCAGGCGCTGGAGGACGCCGGAGCGCCGTAGCCCGTCTATCCCACCCCCTCTTGTCCCACGCCCCGCGCGCTATCCTGCCCACATGTTCACCGCACCGCCGCAGAACCGGGCCGCCACTGGCCTTCTTCTTCGACTGGGGCGTTGAGCGCGCAGACCCGGCGTTCAACAGTGCCCCCGCAGCGACGACGCGCGGGGGTTTTTGCTTGGGCCGGCGCGAATTGGAGGGATGGGGTATGGGAATGACGATTGCCGAGAAGATTCTGGCGGCCCACAGCGGCCACGACCACGTGGTGCCGGGGCAGCTCATCGAGTGCGCCACCGACTGGGTGCTGTGCCACGAGATCACCACGCCCGCCGCCCTGCGGATGCTCGAAGAGCGCGGCATGGACAAGGTCTTCGACCCCTCGCGCATCGTGGCGGTGCCCGACCACAGTGTGCCGGCCATGAACATCAAGGCCGCCAAGATGTACCAGAAGCTCAAGTCCTGGGTGCAGGAAAAGGGCGTCAAGCACTTTTTCGACGTGGGGCGCGGCGGGATCGCACACGTCGTTCTGGAGAACACCGGCCTGATCAATCCGGGGCAGACCCTGGTGTCGGGCGACTCGCACACCTGTAACGCGGGCGCGCTGGGCATGTTCGCCACGGGCGTGGGCAGCACCGACCTCGCGGGCGCGATCTACGCCGGCAAGGTGTGGTTCAAGATTCCCGAGACGATGCTCATCCGCGTGACCGGCCAGATGCAGCCGGGCGTAACCCCCAAGGACATCGTGCTGGAGGTCATCAAGCGCATCGGGGCCGACGGCGCGAACTACATGGTCATGGAGTGGGTGGGCGACACCATCGAGCAAATGGACATGGAAGGCCGCTTCACCCTGACGAACATGGCCATTGAGGCGGGCGGCAAGACCGGCATTGTGGCCGTGGACGACACCACCCGCCAGTACCTGCGCGACCGCGGTGTCGAGCCTGCCGCCTACACCGAGTACGCCTCCGACCCTGACGCGAAATACAAGGTGGTCGTCGAGATCGACGCGGCCGCCGTCGAGCCGACCGTTGCCTACCCCCACATCCCCAGCAACGGGCGCGTGGCGGGCACGGACCGTATCGCCGTGACGCACGCCTATGTGGGTAGCTGCACCAACGGCCGCATCGGCGACCTGCGCGAGGTGGCCCGTATCCTTAAGGGCCGCAAGGTCGCGGACAACGTGCAGATGATCGTGGTGCCCGCCACCCAGGCCATCTGGAAGCAGGCGGCGCAGGAAGGCCTGATGGAGATCTTCGTGGACGCCGGGGCCAGCGTCAGCTACCCGTCGTGCGGCGCCTGCCTGGGCATGCACTCGGGCGTGCTGGGGCCGGACGACGTGTGCATCAGCAGCAGCAACCGCAACTTCGTGGGCCGCATGGGCGACCCCACCGCGCAGATCTACCTCGCCAGCCCGGCGACGGTGGCGGCGAGCGCCGTGGCGGGCTTCATCAGCGACCCGCGCGAGTACAACGCCCCTGATCCCGCCGGAACCGAGGCGGCTGACTGATGAACGTGCTGCTGGCCGTCGCGGCGCTGCATCTCGTGGTACTGGTGGTGCCGGGTCCCGACGTACTGCTGGTCAGCCGCGCCGCACTCGCCCAGTCACGCCGGGCGGCCCTGCTCGCGGGCCTGGGTGTATGCCTGGGCATCGCCTGCTGGGCGGGGCTGGCGCTGCTGGGCATCAACTTCCTGTTCGCGCAGTTTCCCTGGATTCACGGTGTCATCAAGGTGGCGGGCGGGCTGTACCTGCTGTGGATGGGCCTGAATCTGTGGCGCGGCGCCAGCAGGGGCGGGGCCGCCGAGGGGACCGCCGTGCCCGCGCCCGTGCGCAGCGACTGGGCCAGCCTGCGCGCCGGCTTCCTGACGAACGTTGCCAACCCCAAGGCGGCGGTGTTTTTCGGCAGCGTGTTTTCCAGCGTGCTGGGCGCGCACACCAGCCCCGGCCTCAAGCTGGCGGTGTTCGGCGTGGTCGTGTCGCTCAGTCTCGCGTGGTTCGCGCTGGTGGCCTGTGGCATGTCCACGCGGCCGGTGCAGGCGGCGTACCTGCGGGCCCGTGGGGGCATCGACCGGGTGGCCGGCACGCTGATGCTGGGCTTCGGCGGCCTGCTGCTCGCCTCGCGCGACTGAGGCCGGAATCGGGATAGGGGCCCCGGGCGGCGGAAGGACTGCCTGCCCGGGCGCAGGGATGCAGGCGAGCAGGACAAAAGAAGCCTAGCCGCCGGGCGACAGCGCCCGGACAGCGGGGTTCAGAGAACTGCTCTAAGCTGGGGGTCTCATGGGTGAAGCCAAACGACGCAAACAACTCGGCCTGATGCCGACCGTCCTGCCTTTCGAGGCGCAGCTGCACACGGACGGCGCCGTCTCCTTCGTGCGCGGGCCCGACGATGCCAAGCAGCGCCGGCTGATCGAAGACGCCCTGACGTTGACCCAGGCCTTCGGCGCGGGCTGGGAGGGCGAGTACCGCGGCGTGCAGGTCCTGTCGGGTGGGTACCGGGGCAACCGCCTCGCCACCGCCGAGGACGTGCAGGCCATCAAGGTGCCTGGGCTGCGGCGCGTAACCGGTGAACTCGTGCTGGGCAAGAACGCCGCCGACGTGGACGGCGTGGCCCTGGAGGTCGAGGGCGGCGCGGTGCGTCTGCGGGACCAGCGCCATTCCTTCGACGGCGAGCGCTGGGAGGCCTTCCCGACCCTGCGTGATCCGCAGCGCATCATGGGGCTGCTTGAGGACCACCCGGCCTTCAAGCTGCAGGGCGATCTCATCGGGCAGTTCACAGCCGAACAGTGGGCCCAGGGCCGCATCGACATCACCCCTGACCCGCCTGAGGACCTGCTCGAAGCGCTAGAGGACATCACCCGGCTGTGGCACGGCGCGACGCCCGAGCAGTGGGCCGATATCCATCACGAGACGCTCGACGACCCGCAGGCCGAAGTGCCGCAGGCGCGCCGCACCACCTTCGAACTGCGCCGCGCCGCGCCCCTCCAGTCGCCGCTGAGCGAGGTCTTCGCCATCCGCCGCGACGCCGAGTTCTTTCCGACCGAACACCAGACCTATACCCTCGACGGCGAGGCCTGGCACACCTACGACAACCCCGGCGCGGTGGCCGAGGAGGGCAACCTGATGCCCGAACTGGCCGAGTTCTTCGACATGAACATGGTCCCCGTGACCGTGTATGCCGACGGCCGCGTCGAGT harbors:
- a CDS encoding MBL fold metallo-hydrolase, with product MPWLKHRRVGEADVYSLTDGQFRLDGGAMFGSVPKVLWERVAPADLDNRIRLRINPLLIRLGGQNILVETGMWDQGGAKFEDMYALERDETVFRGLREIGLDPEDIHLVINTHLHFDHCGRNTGLTGEPTFPNARYVVQKRELEDALHTHERSRASYIPETFMPILDAGLFEVMEGETELMSGLSVLPLPGHNLGQQGVVLRSGGQTLVYCADLVPTLAHAPYPYVMGYDLYPVTTLETRKAYLPVWHEEGAIICTPHDPDVAFARLVEAKRGYVLQALEDAGAP
- a CDS encoding 3-isopropylmalate dehydratase large subunit, which codes for MGMTIAEKILAAHSGHDHVVPGQLIECATDWVLCHEITTPAALRMLEERGMDKVFDPSRIVAVPDHSVPAMNIKAAKMYQKLKSWVQEKGVKHFFDVGRGGIAHVVLENTGLINPGQTLVSGDSHTCNAGALGMFATGVGSTDLAGAIYAGKVWFKIPETMLIRVTGQMQPGVTPKDIVLEVIKRIGADGANYMVMEWVGDTIEQMDMEGRFTLTNMAIEAGGKTGIVAVDDTTRQYLRDRGVEPAAYTEYASDPDAKYKVVVEIDAAAVEPTVAYPHIPSNGRVAGTDRIAVTHAYVGSCTNGRIGDLREVARILKGRKVADNVQMIVVPATQAIWKQAAQEGLMEIFVDAGASVSYPSCGACLGMHSGVLGPDDVCISSSNRNFVGRMGDPTAQIYLASPATVAASAVAGFISDPREYNAPDPAGTEAAD
- a CDS encoding LysE family transporter → MNVLLAVAALHLVVLVVPGPDVLLVSRAALAQSRRAALLAGLGVCLGIACWAGLALLGINFLFAQFPWIHGVIKVAGGLYLLWMGLNLWRGASRGGAAEGTAVPAPVRSDWASLRAGFLTNVANPKAAVFFGSVFSSVLGAHTSPGLKLAVFGVVVSLSLAWFALVACGMSTRPVQAAYLRARGGIDRVAGTLMLGFGGLLLASRD